One genomic window of Cricetulus griseus strain 17A/GY chromosome 3, alternate assembly CriGri-PICRH-1.0, whole genome shotgun sequence includes the following:
- the Mark2 gene encoding serine/threonine-protein kinase MARK2 isoform X5 produces MSSARTPLPTLNERDTEQPTLGHLDSKPSSKSNMLRGRNSATSADEQPHIGNYRLLKTIGKGNFAKVKLARHILTGKEVAVKIIDKTQLNSSSLQKLFREVRIMKVLSHPNIVKLFEVIETEKTLYLVMEYASGGEVFDYLVAHGRMKEKEARAKFRQIVSAVQYCHQKFIVHRDLKAENLLLDADMNIKIADFGFSNEFTFGNKLDTFCGSPPYAAPELFQGKKYDGPEVDVWSLGVILYTLVSGSLPFDGQNLKELRERVLRGKYRIPFYMSTDCENLLKKFLILNPSKRGTLEQIMKDRWMNVGHEDDELKPYVEPLPDYKDPRRTELMVSMGYTREEIQDSLVGQRYNEVMATYLLLGYKSSELEGDTITLKPRPSADLTNSSAPSPSHKVQRSVSANPKQRRSSDQAVPAIPTSNSYSKKTQSNNAENKRPEDETGRKASSTAKVPASPLPGVERKKTTPTPSTNSVLSTSTNRSRNSPLLDRASLGQSSIQNGKDSTAPQRVPVASPSAHNISSSGGAPDRTNFPRGVSSRSTFHAGQLRQVRDQQNLPYGVTPASPSGHSQGRRGASGSIFSKFTSKFVRRNLSFRFARRNLNEPESKDRVETLRPHVVGSGGNDKEKEEFREAKPRSLRFTWSMKTTSSMEPNEMMREIRKVLDANSCQSELHERYMLLCMHGTPGHENFVQWEMEVCKLPRLSLNGVRFKRISGTSMAFKNIASKIANELKL; encoded by the exons CCCACCTTGGGACACCTTGATTCCAAGCCCAGCAGTAAGTCCAACATGCTGCGGGGCCGCAACTCAGCCACCTCTGCTGACGAGCAGCCCCATATTGGCAACTACCGGCTCCTTAAGACCATTGGCAAGGGTAACTTTGCCAAGGTGAAGTTGGCCCGGCACATCCTGACGGGGAAAGAG GTAGCTGTGAAGATCATTGACAAGACTCAGCTGAACTCTTCCAGCCTTCAGAAA CTATTCCGAGAAGTAAGAATAATGAAGGTTTTGAGTCATCCCAACATAG TTAAGTTATTTGAAGTGATCGAGACTGAGAAGACGCTCTACCTTGTCATGGAGTATGCCAGTGGCG GAGAGGTATTTGATTACCTGGTGGCCCATGGcaggatgaaagaaaaagaagctcgAGCCAAATTCCGCCAG atagtGTCTGCTGTGCAGTACTGTCACCAGAAGTTTATTGTTCATAGAGACCTAAAG GCAGAAAACCTCCTCCTGGATGCTGATATGAACATCAAGATTGCAGACTTTGGCTTTAGCAACGAATTCACCTTTGGGAACAAGCTGGATACTTTCTGTGGCAGCCCTCCTTATGCTGCCCCAGAACTCTTCCAGGGCAAAAAATACGATGGTCCTGAGGTGGATGTGTGGAGCCTGGGAGTCATCCTCTATACACTGGTCAGCGGATCCCTGCCTTTTGATGGACAGAACCTCAAG GAGCTACGGGAGCGGGTACTGAGGGGAAAATACCGTATTCCGTTCTACATGTCCACGGACTGTGAAAACCTGCTTAAGAAATTTCTCATACTTAATCCTAGTAAGAGAGGCACTTTAGAG CAAATTATGAAAGACCGGTGGATGAATGTGGGGCATGAGGACGATGAGCTAAAGCCTTATGTGGAACCACTCCCTGACTACAAGGATCCCCGGCGGACAG AGTTGATGGTGTCAATGGGTTACACACGAGAAGAGATCCAGGACTCACTGGTGGGACAGAGGTACAACGAAGTGATGGCCACCTATCTGCTTCTAGGCTACAAGAGCTCTGAG CTGGAAGGTGACACCATCACTTTGAAGCCCCGGCCTTCAGCTGATCTGACCAACAGTAGTGCCCCATCTCCATCCCACAAGGTTCAGCGCAGTGTCTCTGCCAACCCTAAGCAGCGACGCTCCAGCGACCAGG CCGTCCCTGCCATTCCCACCTCAAATTCCTACTCTAAGAAGACCCAGAGTAACAATGCAGAAAATAAGCGGCCTGAGGATGAGACGGGGCGGAAAGCCAGCAGCACCGCCAAAGTGCCTGCCAGCCCTCTGCCTGGCGTAGAGAGGAAGAAGACCACTCCTACCCCCTCCACA AACAGCGTCCTCTCCACCAGCACAAACCGAAGCAGGAACTCCCCACTTTTGGACAGGGCTAGCCTTGGCCAGTCCTCTATCCAGAATGGTAAAGACAG CACAGCCCCCCAGCGTGTCCCTGTCGCCTCCCCCTCCGCCCACAACATCAGCAGCAGTGGTGGAGCCCCAGACCGAACTAATTTCCCCCGGGGTGTGTCCAGTCGAAGCACCTTCCATGCTGGGCAGCTCCGGCAGGTGCGGGACCAGCAGAACCTGCCCTACGGTGTGACCCCAGCCTCTCCCTCTGGCCACAGCCAGGGCAGGCGGGGGGCCTCTGGAAGCATCTTCAGCAAGTTCACCTCCAAGTTTGTCCGCAG aaatctGTCTTTCAGGTTTGCCAGAAG GAACCTGAATGAACCTGAAAGCAAAGACCGAGTGGAGACGCTCAG ACCTCACGTGGTCGGCAGTGGAGGCAAtgacaaggaaaaggaagagtttCGGGAGGCCAAGCCTCGTTCCCTGCGCTTCACCTGGAGCATGAAGACCACGAGCTCTATGGAGCCCAACGAGATGATGCGGGAGATCCGCAAGGTGCTGGACGCCAACAGCTGCCAAAGCGAGCTGCACGAGCGATACATGCTGCTGTGCATGCATGGCACCCCAGGCCACGAGAACTTTGTGCAGTGGGAGATGGAGGTGTGCAAACTGCCTCGGTTGTCTCTCAATGGTGTTCGATTTAAGCGGATATCGGGCACTTCCATGGCCTTCAAAAACATTGCCTCCAAAATAGCCAACGAGCTGAAGCTTTAA
- the Mark2 gene encoding serine/threonine-protein kinase MARK2 isoform X7: MSSARTPLPTLNERDTEQPTLGHLDSKPSSKSNMLRGRNSATSADEQPHIGNYRLLKTIGKGNFAKVKLARHILTGKEVAVKIIDKTQLNSSSLQKLFREVRIMKVLSHPNIVKLFEVIETEKTLYLVMEYASGGEVFDYLVAHGRMKEKEARAKFRQIVSAVQYCHQKFIVHRDLKAENLLLDADMNIKIADFGFSNEFTFGNKLDTFCGSPPYAAPELFQGKKYDGPEVDVWSLGVILYTLVSGSLPFDGQNLKELRERVLRGKYRIPFYMSTDCENLLKKFLILNPSKRGTLEQIMKDRWMNVGHEDDELKPYVEPLPDYKDPRRTELMVSMGYTREEIQDSLVGQRYNEVMATYLLLGYKSSELEGDTITLKPRPSADLTNSSAPSPSHKVQRSVSANPKQRRSSDQAVPAIPTSNSYSKKTQSNNAENKRPEDETGRKASSTAKVPASPLPGVERKKTTPTPSTNSVLSTSTNRSRNSPLLDRASLGQSSIQNGKDSTAPQRVPVASPSAHNISSSGGAPDRTNFPRGVSSRSTFHAGQLRQVRDQQNLPYGVTPASPSGHSQGRRGASGSIFSKFTSKFVRRNLSFRFARRPHVVGSGGNDKEKEEFREAKPRSLRFTWSMKTTSSMEPNEMMREIRKVLDANSCQSELHERYMLLCMHGTPGHENFVQWEMEVCKLPRLSLNGVRFKRISGTSMAFKNIASKIANELKL, from the exons CCCACCTTGGGACACCTTGATTCCAAGCCCAGCAGTAAGTCCAACATGCTGCGGGGCCGCAACTCAGCCACCTCTGCTGACGAGCAGCCCCATATTGGCAACTACCGGCTCCTTAAGACCATTGGCAAGGGTAACTTTGCCAAGGTGAAGTTGGCCCGGCACATCCTGACGGGGAAAGAG GTAGCTGTGAAGATCATTGACAAGACTCAGCTGAACTCTTCCAGCCTTCAGAAA CTATTCCGAGAAGTAAGAATAATGAAGGTTTTGAGTCATCCCAACATAG TTAAGTTATTTGAAGTGATCGAGACTGAGAAGACGCTCTACCTTGTCATGGAGTATGCCAGTGGCG GAGAGGTATTTGATTACCTGGTGGCCCATGGcaggatgaaagaaaaagaagctcgAGCCAAATTCCGCCAG atagtGTCTGCTGTGCAGTACTGTCACCAGAAGTTTATTGTTCATAGAGACCTAAAG GCAGAAAACCTCCTCCTGGATGCTGATATGAACATCAAGATTGCAGACTTTGGCTTTAGCAACGAATTCACCTTTGGGAACAAGCTGGATACTTTCTGTGGCAGCCCTCCTTATGCTGCCCCAGAACTCTTCCAGGGCAAAAAATACGATGGTCCTGAGGTGGATGTGTGGAGCCTGGGAGTCATCCTCTATACACTGGTCAGCGGATCCCTGCCTTTTGATGGACAGAACCTCAAG GAGCTACGGGAGCGGGTACTGAGGGGAAAATACCGTATTCCGTTCTACATGTCCACGGACTGTGAAAACCTGCTTAAGAAATTTCTCATACTTAATCCTAGTAAGAGAGGCACTTTAGAG CAAATTATGAAAGACCGGTGGATGAATGTGGGGCATGAGGACGATGAGCTAAAGCCTTATGTGGAACCACTCCCTGACTACAAGGATCCCCGGCGGACAG AGTTGATGGTGTCAATGGGTTACACACGAGAAGAGATCCAGGACTCACTGGTGGGACAGAGGTACAACGAAGTGATGGCCACCTATCTGCTTCTAGGCTACAAGAGCTCTGAG CTGGAAGGTGACACCATCACTTTGAAGCCCCGGCCTTCAGCTGATCTGACCAACAGTAGTGCCCCATCTCCATCCCACAAGGTTCAGCGCAGTGTCTCTGCCAACCCTAAGCAGCGACGCTCCAGCGACCAGG CCGTCCCTGCCATTCCCACCTCAAATTCCTACTCTAAGAAGACCCAGAGTAACAATGCAGAAAATAAGCGGCCTGAGGATGAGACGGGGCGGAAAGCCAGCAGCACCGCCAAAGTGCCTGCCAGCCCTCTGCCTGGCGTAGAGAGGAAGAAGACCACTCCTACCCCCTCCACA AACAGCGTCCTCTCCACCAGCACAAACCGAAGCAGGAACTCCCCACTTTTGGACAGGGCTAGCCTTGGCCAGTCCTCTATCCAGAATGGTAAAGACAG CACAGCCCCCCAGCGTGTCCCTGTCGCCTCCCCCTCCGCCCACAACATCAGCAGCAGTGGTGGAGCCCCAGACCGAACTAATTTCCCCCGGGGTGTGTCCAGTCGAAGCACCTTCCATGCTGGGCAGCTCCGGCAGGTGCGGGACCAGCAGAACCTGCCCTACGGTGTGACCCCAGCCTCTCCCTCTGGCCACAGCCAGGGCAGGCGGGGGGCCTCTGGAAGCATCTTCAGCAAGTTCACCTCCAAGTTTGTCCGCAG aaatctGTCTTTCAGGTTTGCCAGAAG ACCTCACGTGGTCGGCAGTGGAGGCAAtgacaaggaaaaggaagagtttCGGGAGGCCAAGCCTCGTTCCCTGCGCTTCACCTGGAGCATGAAGACCACGAGCTCTATGGAGCCCAACGAGATGATGCGGGAGATCCGCAAGGTGCTGGACGCCAACAGCTGCCAAAGCGAGCTGCACGAGCGATACATGCTGCTGTGCATGCATGGCACCCCAGGCCACGAGAACTTTGTGCAGTGGGAGATGGAGGTGTGCAAACTGCCTCGGTTGTCTCTCAATGGTGTTCGATTTAAGCGGATATCGGGCACTTCCATGGCCTTCAAAAACATTGCCTCCAAAATAGCCAACGAGCTGAAGCTTTAA